The stretch of DNA TAATTCCTTTAATTGCTCTGACAAGTACTTCATCAGCCACTTTAAATGCTTCATTGATAGCTAGCCTCGGGCAGATCTCCAGAAGCTTATCGTTTGGAATGACTATTACAGTATCTGCAGATTCCCTTAAGCGCTCCAAACCCCATTCAGCATTTTCTGACCTTATATTCCCTTCAGCTTTGAATGGATAAGTTACTACAGCTACAGTCAAAGCTCCCATGTCTTTGGCAAGTTTTGCAACATATGGTGCTGATCCTGTTCCGGTTCCGCCGCCCATACCTGCAGTTACAAACACGATATCAGAGCGATCCAGAGCTCCACGGAGTTCTAGCTCTGCTTCTCTGGCTGCATCTTCTCCAACTCTAGGCAACGCACCTGCACCCAGACCTCTTGTTATTCTTCTCCCTAATAACAGCTTATTCGGAGAATGAACTGCAAGAAGATGCTGAGCGTCTGTATTTGCTGCGTAGACTTCAGCTCCAGTAACACCTACTTCAGAAAGGCGGTCGATAGTGTTTGTTCCGCCACCGCCACAACCTATAATTTTGATGTTTGTTCTTAGAGATTCTAGTACTTCCAATAAAAGCTGATCCTCTGCTGAGAATTGTCTGCCCCCAGATTCACTTTCTGGGATTTGTGAGGGGTCCGTGGCCTGCATGCTGGCACGGGAAATTGCATCGTTTATGAATGATTTCATTGTGATACCTCTACGACGGTTTGGCTGCAATCCGTCATGGTCTGACAGGATTGTGAGATGAATTTTTAGCCTCGTGGTGTTGAGGCTTAAATCCCCTCATATCGTATCAGGTTTTTAAGTCATCTGTAATGACGTATTTATCTATGATGCCATGAGTGCATTACGCGAGAGCCTCATCTGACGGTTGGTATTCCGTCAAGATATTCTTCATCAACCGGTTTTTTGTCAAAAATCTGCTCAGATTTGACACCCGTTATGATCAGCATAACACGCATTTTATTTGAGAGTGCTGGATCGACTGCTGCACCCCATATGATACGGGCATTGGGAGAAACACGTGACTGAATCGTGGATGCGACTTTTTCAGCCTCCATAAGAGTCATGTTTGTTCCACCAACCACATTGATCAGCACACCTGTAGCATCAGAGATATCAACTTCAAGTAAAGGCGAATTTAATGCATCTTCAATAGCTTCTGTAGCACGATCATCTGAGTCTTCTTCCGACTCTCCAAGTCCAATTAGAGCTACGCCAGCACCTTTCATGATTGTTTTAATATCATTAAAGTCCAGATTTACAAGTCCAGGCTTGGTAATTATTTCAGTAATTCCTTTTATGGCTCTCATCAAAAGTTCATCAGCAACTTTGAATGCCACATTTATCGAAACATTCGGACAAACTTTCAGAAGTTTATCATTTGGAATAACGATTACTGTATCGGCTGACTCTCTTAATCTGTCTAATCCCCAAATTGCGTTTTCCATCCTCATGCGGCCTTCGCCTTCAAAAGGCATAGTGGTGACAGCGATTGTAAGCGCACCCATGCTCTTAGCAAGTTTTGCAACATATGGTGCCGATCCGGTTCCGGTTCCGCCGCCCATACCTGCAGTTACAAACACAATGTGGGCATCCATTAGACTTCTTCTCAATTCATCATCAGCTTCGGCTGCAGCTTCTTCCCCTACTCTTGGCAAGGCACCTGCACCCAGACCTCTTGTGCACCTTCTC from Candidatus Methanomassiliicoccus intestinalis Issoire-Mx1 encodes:
- the ftsZ gene encoding cell division protein FtsZ, which translates into the protein MKSFINDAISRASMQATDPSQIPESESGGRQFSAEDQLLLEVLESLRTNIKIIGCGGGGTNTIDRLSEVGVTGAEVYAANTDAQHLLAVHSPNKLLLGRRITRGLGAGALPRVGEDAAREAELELRGALDRSDIVFVTAGMGGGTGTGSAPYVAKLAKDMGALTVAVVTYPFKAEGNIRSENAEWGLERLRESADTVIVIPNDKLLEICPRLAINEAFKVADEVLVRAIKGITELITKPGLVNLDFNDVKTIMKGAGVAMIGLGESDSNKNRVEEAIDAAINSPLIDVDISEATGVLVNITGGNNMSISEAERVASVIQSRVSPNARIIWGAAVDPELGDAVRVMVVITGVKSNNILGPDRNRVKTTAEDVDFID
- the ftsZ gene encoding cell division protein FtsZ, translated to MRSLIDEALSRGTSPNQQQAPPAYAVQDQNYAQPQQLSAIDDELSRFLDQLKTNIKIVGCGGGGTNTIGRIVEEGITGAELYAANTDAQHLLAVNAPHKILLGRRCTRGLGAGALPRVGEEAAAEADDELRRSLMDAHIVFVTAGMGGGTGTGSAPYVAKLAKSMGALTIAVTTMPFEGEGRMRMENAIWGLDRLRESADTVIVIPNDKLLKVCPNVSINVAFKVADELLMRAIKGITEIITKPGLVNLDFNDIKTIMKGAGVALIGLGESEEDSDDRATEAIEDALNSPLLEVDISDATGVLINVVGGTNMTLMEAEKVASTIQSRVSPNARIIWGAAVDPALSNKMRVMLIITGVKSEQIFDKKPVDEEYLDGIPTVR